A stretch of Brassica rapa cultivar Chiifu-401-42 chromosome A08, CAAS_Brap_v3.01, whole genome shotgun sequence DNA encodes these proteins:
- the LOC103835266 gene encoding GDSL esterase/lipase At1g29660, whose product MESYLRKCCLVSVLVLYLGLGFNVKAEPQVPCYFIFGDSLVDNGNNNGLSSLARADYYPYGIDLGGPTGRFSNGKTTVDEIAELLGFDNYIPAYSDVSGEQILQGVNYASAAAGIREETGQQLGQRIPFSGQVQNYQNTVAQVVELLGDENTAADYLRKCIYSVGLGSNDYLNNYFMPQYYSTSRQYTPEQYADDLINRYRDQLNALYNYGARKFALVGVGAIGCSPNALAQGSPDGTTCVERLNSANRIFNNRLKSMVQQLNNEHSDAKFSYINAYGVFQDIIANPSAYGFTVTNAACCGVGRNGGQLTCLPGQGPCPNRNEYVFWDAFHPTDAANTIIAQRSYKAQSSSDVYPIDISSLARL is encoded by the exons ATGGAGAGTTACTTGAGGAAATGTTGTTTGGTTTCTGTGTTGGTTTTATAtctaggtttagggtttaatgtaaAAGCAGAGCCTCAAGTTCCATGCTACTTTATCTTTGGTGATTCTTTGGTTGATAATGGAAACAACAATGGTCTTTCCTCTCTTGCAAGAGCCGATTATTACCCTTACGGCATTGATTTGGGCGGGCCAACCGGTCGCTTTTCCAATGGAAAAACTACCGTGGATGAAATcg CTGAGCTACTTGGATTTGATAACTACATTCCTGCATATAGTGATGTGAGTGGAGAGCAGATACTTCAAGGAGTCAACTACGCATCTGCAGCTGCTGGAATTAGAGAAGAAACCGGTCAACAATTG GGACAAAGGATACCATTTAGTGGACAAGTTCAGAATTACCAGAATACAGTGGCACAGGTGGTGGAACTCCTTGGAGATGAGAATACTGCAGCTGATTACCTTAGGAAATGTATTTACTCCGTTGGTTTGGGAAGCAATGACTATCTTAATAATTACTTCATGCCTCAGTACTATTCCACTAGCAGACAGTACACTCCCGAACAGTACGCTGATGATCTTATCAATCGTTACCGCGACCAACTCAAT GCACTATACAACTACGGAGCTAGAAAGTTTGCATTGGTAGGAGTGGGAGCCATAGGGTGTAGTCCTAACGCACTCGCACAAGGCAGCCCCGATGGAACAACTTGTGTGGAGCGTCTCAACTCGGCCAACCGAATCTTCAACAACAGGCTTAAGTCTATGGTCCAACAGCTCAACAACGAGCACTCTGATGCTAAGTTCAGCTACATTAATGCTTATGGCGTTTTCCAGGACATAATCGCCAACCCCTCTGCTTACG GGTTTACGGTTACTAACGCTGCATGTTGCGGAGTTGGAAGGAACGGAGGTCAGCTAACATGTTTACCGGGACAAGGCCCGTGCCCGAACCGTAATGAGTATGTGTTTTGGGATGCGTTTCATCCAACGGATGCTGCGAACACGATCATTGCTCAGAGATCTTACAAAGCTCAATCGTCTTCTGACGTTTATCCAATTGATATCTCATCATTGGCACGGCTTTGA